TGTGATCAGGAAAGAGCTGAAatcacttaatgtcagaacAGACTCCCAAACTAGATTAGACGGTCCAATAACCGAATAttagtggtaaaaaaaaaacttaatagaTTGGGATATTGGTCCatatatgcatatataataaaaaatatatattaacaagAGGGTCGAAGCCAAAAAGAGATGTAACCAGATTTTTATTTATGCTTGAGAATTTTTGATTCAACTTTTATAATATTACAACAACACAATATACtttaattagttaaatatgCACCATGTTTACATGTTATTAGGGATGACAACGGGCGCACATGGGTGCgagtttgacacttaccaaacccacactcgaaatcatcacccaaacccaaacccaaaggctgttcgggtggcaaaacaacacccacgcccacacccattgggttcgggttttttccacctaAACCCAAACCCGtaacacatttgaaaataatttgcaaatttaagaaattaaattccaacatacactttgaattaaattataactaaaattaagATCTTttaaggaaattcaaacatagactttcaagaaattacatcatagactttcaagaaattaaattacaactaaaatttcaggtcttccaagaaaattgagggagactatggaggtaattaggtaattataaaacatttcgggtgggtgtacgggtttcgggtgtgggtttaactgataccaaacccacacccatattatcgggtgtcacccgaacccaaactcaaacctagtcaaatcgggtttcgcccgttgacttgggtttgggttcgggtgggtctctcgggtttgagtttttttgccatccctacatGTTATCCGCAGTAGCTCATTGGTTAAATTCACTATGCATTAAATTCTGGGTTCCACTCCCAGCTGTggaattcttttgttttttatttttatacacgATTGCCTCATTTggctgattattattatttttttggattaaatatatttttgatctctatagtttttaataatttggtttttatttcgtaaagattttttttgcactttttagtccctgaagtttttcCATCCGTATTTTTAGTCCAAactttttcattcaactcgtgcatatcattcaaaattttatattttttctgcactcatatttagtacattatatgaatgaTGAATCTGTTGTTAAAAACATTTCTATCTgacacataaaaattcataaataattgatcttatgttaaaaaattctaaatttataTCGgggatgttcttataatattataaacataaatacaaaaaaccATTCAAAAATGTGACAGTATACAAGAGCTTAattaaaagtagggactaaaaacactGGCGGAAAaaatttcagggactaaaaagtgcgAATTTTTTTTCATGGACTAAAAACGAAATCATGGGAAAgtatagagactaaaaatatatttaacccttattttttttgtcagtttAGTGTGAGTACTCCATCCGTcctaaattataaaagaaaaaaaacacacttattaagaaaaagtaaaccatcctgtcaaaaaaagaaaaagtaaaacatggtAAAGTTAATTAAGGTGCTTTTggccttataatttgggacggagaccctatttattttttactttttcttttaagaaGAAGAAGGGAGACCGAACACAATTttgataaagtttttttttgtaatgaagAAAACACAATATGAGTTAttattatgataattatttttttaaagttattattattattttttatttttttaaaagtttgttattattaggaTTAGGAGAATTTCCTGTTATtactttttttgtctttattattattattattatttttattatctttttcaatGTTTATCCAAATATTGTTTACATTgctttttaagtttgttattattaagataataattatcttttaaCACGTCTCTAcatagtataattttttaaatattgtttACATTGACTTTCGAGCCTTTCATGTGTCTTTTCAATTCTACCCCCTCTCAAAGTAGGATGCGAATGTGTAAATAGAAAAAactgagagaaaaaaaaaacaatttgctAACTAAGATGCGAACCTTGtataaatcaaaattttttgTCCTCTTCACCTTTCTCCCACctcccaaaaaataattttgaatgaGACACAATTTGCAAGTTATAGTGTGAACCCTCCCATCATCcccaagaaaatattttgaatgaaacattgattaaaaaaaaaaaaatgaaaaaagaggtttcaatttatagaattatgagtttgtgtgtatgtgtgtgttaTTGACCAATACTGTCACAACCGATCGAAGGACCAACCAGAATATGGATTGGAcggtgaaattttttttataaggttcaTTAGCTAAAATGCAAATTGAGTTCACACTCTAAGTAGCGAACTTTGTTTGAGTTCACACTCTAAATAACAAactatgattttttaaaatatattttcattcatGGGGGCGTGAAGGGTGCATATGTTGGGGTTGAGTAAAAAAGTTGCCACTCTCTACGTATGGTGCCATCTGAGTTCAGTTCACTACTTAGATAAAAAAAGGGTTATTTTGGTCATTTCAGGGGCGCGTGAGAAACGGCAATGCttgtttggatttttttctGTGTTTGGGATAAGCCCAGTCCACTTCCTTTTGAAGGGCCCATCAACTCcccagagcaaaaaaaaaaaaaaaaaacaaagaacaaaaatgtAGCAGCTTCGGCTTGACCATTTTATCTGAAACAAGTTAGAGTCATCGCACTGATCTCAGCTCACCGGAGTTGAGTTCCTCATCAGCTACCGGAAACAGTAACAAACTCCGCCGCAaggtttttcattttcaattattttcagATTTTCTTCCCTTCACTCGCGAGGATACAATTCCACCGCGATTTATTGCTCCGATTTGCGGTGGCAGCTgaaaaatatatgattataaCTTGCTTATTCcatgatgacgatgatgataAATTCAATGTTATTGAgaaaatatatgattataaCTTGCTTATTCcatgatgacgatgatgataAATTCAATGttatgataaagaaaaaatattttttatttttttatttatgaatgtATGTTGAAttgtgtgatttttgtttttaattgatCTACTAtgattttgtgttgtttataattattttactatgaataatttatgtgattttttgtgtgtttgatAACAGGGGGAAGATATTAGGAAGAGCTATAGAGTCTCATAGAGAAGTGAAAAAGAATGGATTTAATATGTTTAATTGGGACAATTGCTGTGATTTTGGTTTTAGGGTTTGTCTTTGTAATCTTCATTGAAGCTTATAGAAGAAGAAATAACCATCAGTACGTTGTTATTTTTACTGATTAGTCTTATTTATATAAGCTAAAAGATAATGTTATGTGATTTTTagtataatgtttttatttttgtataggCACATTGAAGTTCCGGCAATTTTTGAGGATCCTAATTCATTGAAACaggtaaatttttgtttttgaacttATGTTTATACGCAAGATTTTGTGATAAATCCGTATATGTTTATTTAGCTAGGGAGGGGGGAGGTTGGTGTCTAGAAGAGTTATAATTCAGTGAGATAAGTCTAGTATGATTGACTTTTGGAGACCTCTTTTCGATGGTGTTTATTTTCCCTTTCGACAAGTGAGTTTGGTAATGCAAAATTTCGACTTTGTTGCTAGTTCTACAACTTCTAGTGTTTTCTGTTCGTATAAGGTTTTAGTATGGTTGGATTCTCAATTCCTACagaaagtaaaaatataagattcatttatataaaaacaaacgAGAAAGATACACTTTATGAGAATGGAATGATTCGTTTTTATGTCATAAGTTAATATGCATATCATCTGTGTTCTCACAGAAGCTGAAGTTGCTGCATCATGagttaattcataaatttaagTTTTTCTGTGCTTCGTTATTTCAATTTAGAACTAGGATGCAAGATGAATCTCAACTATCTCTTTTTGCGTTTGAGCTTATCATTTATGATATGCCCCTTGTAACACCATGATTTGCAGTTCTATAGTTGTAGTGATAGTCTACAGTAGTGATTTTTATCTTATTGAAATTATTCCAATTTCCCTTGTCTTTCTCTTTCATCTGCAATCTCCACAATATTGTTGAGCTAGAGTAGTTGGCTTTTATGACCTATCCTTAATTTCTACTTCTATAATCTGGTCTTCATCCCAATTTCAAGAGGAAGGATCTGTCATCGCTATTGTATTTCACATACATCTACGGCACCTTGCACCTAATGATCActgatttaattattttttatttaggttCCTTGCCCGCACGTTGTTGATCCTGCCTCAAAGTATATCTCTTTGATAATCCCTGCATTCAATGAGGAGTATAGGCTTCCTGGTGCACTTGAGGAAACTATGATGTAAGTCGAATCACACCATTTTTACCAAGATGAATACTGTTTCTGTTCATATCAGGATGTTAACATGCTTGGCTTCCCTTTCGTTGAAGAGTAAAGAAGTTGAAACAACCACAGAATCAAAAAAGGGAAAATCCAAGCTTGTAAAGATTTGAGAGCTTTAAATTTCATTCACTTTTATTTATGGCTCATTTATTTCAATGGGCTAGACTTTGTAGTTTGTACATAGAGTAGTATTGTGAGTAGTTACGTAATTGCTGTTCTGGTGAAGTAGCATTGCATTTATTGTTTATGGTCGTTATCATGAGCATAATTTTACTTATGCTTTTGTGTTGTAGTTATCTGCAACAGCGTGCTTCAAAGGATCCTTCATTTTCATACGAGGTACTTGCAGTTCCATTCTCGTAGGATGCTGGTTTAGAATCTAGCTTTTTGTCTTGAAAATATAAACATACTATTTAGAGTTGTAAAGAAAACTATATGTTACACCATGTGAAACATCATGAAACAGTATTAATTATTCTAATTTTTCTGTTAGCCATATATAAAACCGGCTCAATTTCACTCATGATCTTTGTTAATCTAAATTGAAAATTCTTTCGATgtccattcaattttttttggtctggCAGTGTATTTGATTTTAACCTCGTTGCCCGATTACTTTATTCCAAATGTTTTTGTACTTCATATCTTTGCATGTTTACATTTATGTTTTCTTATCAATGGAATGGACACTTGAGCAGGTTGTAATTATTGATGATGGAAGCACCGATGGGACCAAAAGAGTAGCTTTTGAATTTGTAAGGAAATACACAGTAGACAAGGTACGGGTCATCCTTCTTGGAAGAAACCATGGGAAGGGAGAAGCAATCAGAAAAGTGAGTCTAATTTAAACTATAATCTTTTCAAATCTACTCTTATATTGAATGGCTGTAACACATTATGCTTGTGGATCATTAATTAAGGCTTTCTTCTTTCCTTGAAAGCATGGTATTACAGGGAATGTTGCACTCACGTGGTGAACTACTTCTCATGCTTGACGCTGATGGAGCAACCAAGATCACCGACCTAGAAAAACTTGAAAATCAGGTTACTGGAATGTTATGATGTGCAGCTTTCTCAGATTTATAACCAAATTTTACTTTATACTTCTAGTCCCAGATTTTGATAAGCATTGTATACTGTTTTTTTGTCAGATTCGTGCTGTTGCCAAAAAGGATGGAGATTCAAGTGGTAGTGATCCTAGCTTTAGAATATCTGACACCCCTGTTGTTGTATTTGGGTCACGAGCTCATCTAGAGGAGAAAGCTTTGGCTACAGTTAAGCGCGGCCTTCTCTattctttgttttattgttCCCGTGTATACATCACCATGGTTGAATAACTTAGCTTAACATCTGCAGAGGAAGTGGTACCGCAATTTTTTGATGAAGGGGTTCCATCTTGTAGTTCTATTGGCTGCTGGTCCTGGAGTTCGTGATACACAAGTAATTGCCTACTTTAATTTTTGACCTTGCGTTCTGATTTCGGTACCCTGATATTCAATGCTTCACTGCTTCCTCAATACCATGTAAATTTCATGTAGGTTTATATTTGATCTGATATTGATTTTGTACATTCACAGTGTGGTTTCAAGATGTTTACTAGAGCTGCAGCTAGGAAACTTTTTTCAAATGTCCGCTTGAAAAGGTGATTGTTCTTAGCGCTCTATAGAATGcaataatttcttaaattttgaaAGGGAGTTACTTCATAATtgagaaagaataaaaaagCGATTTTTCTTACTTTCGAAAGTAAATTGTTCAACAACCTTTACCTCTTTGGTGTAATTATTTGTCCATGCTTTTCTTCATTTGTATGCTATGTCTTATTTATTGTATCATTAGCTATGCTCCTGTCATAGGTTCTAATATGGAAATGAACAAATGTATTTACAGtcctttatatattattatacatatgaaaaaaattgaactcaTAATTCCTTGGCCTTATCTATCTTGGACTTGGACCATAATTATTTGTATAGAACTATTTAATATTATCGAAACACGAGCATTTTTTATccagaaaagaaagagaaagttTGTAATAACCTGTcactattatatttatatttgaactACGTTGCCAAAATAGTCTCAAACAGTGTTGTTAAACGGACGCATGGCAGTGCCATTGCAGACTGGTGTGGTGGATTTTTTGACAACCGTCACCAACCAATTTCTGAAAGGATGCCCTGCAATGCAGTGCCATAGGCCGCAATGGCTTGTTTACAGGGAGGCTTTTTGGCCTTCCACCATCCATGGCAAGACATTTATTTAGGCTTCTATGTTGTTAAGCAGGATCCTTTGTTACTGATGTTGGTAAATCATTAGCAAATAAACAGACAAGTCTCTTGTTTTAACCACTTTTTGTTTCTACAACAAATCCTACCTTCTCCGCCataatgtgaaaccaaaattaataattcaCTACCCTTTGATTGCCTGATCTCTATATTGTTTTACCCTGCTAAGAATTACTCAAATTCCAACCCTGGATCCATCCTcttaaatacattaaattttattaacttCAAGATCTATTG
This genomic interval from Trifolium pratense cultivar HEN17-A07 linkage group LG6, ARS_RC_1.1, whole genome shotgun sequence contains the following:
- the LOC123891455 gene encoding dolichyl-phosphate beta-glucosyltransferase; this translates as MDLICLIGTIAVILVLGFVFVIFIEAYRRRNNHQHIEVPAIFEDPNSLKQVPCPHVVDPASKYISLIIPAFNEEYRLPGALEETMIYLQQRASKDPSFSYEVVIIDDGSTDGTKRVAFEFVRKYTVDKVRVILLGRNHGKGEAIRKGMLHSRGELLLMLDADGATKITDLEKLENQIRAVAKKDGDSSGSDPSFRISDTPVVVFGSRAHLEEKALATRKWYRNFLMKGFHLVVLLAAGPGVRDTQCGFKMFTRAAARKLFSNVRLKRWCFDVELVFLCKWFRIPISEISVNWSEIPGSKVNLLSIPNMVWELLLMSVGYRIGIWRISNST